One genomic segment of Falco peregrinus isolate bFalPer1 chromosome 7, bFalPer1.pri, whole genome shotgun sequence includes these proteins:
- the FAXC gene encoding failed axon connections homolog, producing the protein MLWGVGLAAPRSCVADLSRNRSLSLGWCAGPEEPPPALYGGEIVAFPLAGGGAGGTMAALGSDSWWKKTLYLTGGALLAAAAYLLHELLAIRKEQELDSKDAIILHQFSRPTNGVPSLSPFCLKMETYLRMADLPYQNYFDGKLSPQGKMPWIEYNHKKVSGTEFIIDFLEEKLGVNLNKHLGPHERAVSRAVTKMVEEHLYWTLAYCQWVENLHETRKMVSLFGPFSDLLKWILCHLTKGIVKREMYGHGIGRFSEEEMYMLMEKDMRTLASLLGDKKYIMGPKVSTVDATVFGHLAQAMWTLPGTRPERLIKGELINLAMYCERIRRKFWPEWHHDDDNTLYESEESSEASKTYSPLQDFSFYSRTETFDEEGNSISQTPDTDYTGHSLFDSDVDMDEYRDHEQCK; encoded by the exons ATGCTGTGGGGGGTGGGCCTGGCGGCGCCCCGCTCCTGCGTGGCAGACCTGAGCCGCAACCGCAGCCTCTCGCTGGGGTGGTGCGCGGGGCCCGAGGAGCCGCCGCCCGCCCTCTATGGGGGCGAGATCGTCGCCTTCCCGCTggcgggcgggggcgcgggcggcACCATGGCGGCGCTGGGCTCCGACTCCTGGTGGAAGAAGACGCTGTACCTGACGGGCGGCGCCCTGCTGGCCGCCGCCGCCTACCTGCTCCACGAGCTGCTGGCCATACG GAAAGAGCAAGAGCTTGATTCGAAAGATGCTATCATACTGCATCAGTTTTCAAGGCCTACCAATGGTGTTCCAAGTTTATCTCCGTTCTGTCTGAAAATGGAAACTTACCTGAGGATGGCTGATTTACCCTACCAG aacTATTTCGATGGAAAACTTTCCCCTCAAGGGAAAATGCCCTGGATTGAATACAATCATAAGAAAGTATCTGGCACTGAGTTCATTATTGACTTTTTGGAAGAGAAACTTGGAGTGAATTTAAATAAACACCTTGGTCCGCATGAAAGAGCTGTTTCCAGAGCTGTGACAAAAATGGTGGAGGAGCACTTATACTG GACTTTAGCTTATTGCCAATGGGTGGAAAATCTTCATGAGACGCGAAAGATGGTTTCACTTTTTGGCCCCTTCAGTGACTTGCTGAAGTGGATCCTCTGTCATCTGACCAAAGGGATCGTGAAGCGGGAAATGTATGGCCATGGCATTGGCCGCTTCTCGGAGGAGGAGATGTACATGCTGATGGAGAAGGACATGCGGACTCTAGCAAGCCTCCTGG GTGACAAGAAATACATTATGGGACCAAAAGTTTCCACTGTTGATGCCACTGTATTTGGGCATCTGGCCCAGGCAATGTGGACACTACCAGGGACTCGACCAGAGAGACTAATCAAAG GAGAACTGATTAACCTTGCTATGTATTGTGAAAGAATAAGGAGGAAATTTTGGCCAGAATGGCACCATGATGATGATAACACTTTGTATGAATCTGAGGAAAGCAGTGAAGCAAGCAAGACTTACTCCCCTTTGCAGGACTTCAGTTTTTATTCAAGGACAGAAACATTTGATGAGGAAGGGAACAGTATTTCTCAAACTCCTGACACAGATTACACTGGACACTCCCTCTTTGATTCAGATGTGGACATGGATGAGTACAGAGATCATGAACAATGCAAGTGA